The stretch of DNA ACCGTGAGCAGAAGCATGCTGAGCGCGATAAGAGGAGAGACACCGGAAAAGCCGATCAGTCGCTCGCTCATCGCAGAACCTCCAGGAGGCGAGCTTCCAGACCACGCTTCACTTCGGTCAGGAATGTCTGCCGATCGCGGGCGTACATGGCGTGGACATAAAGTGTTCGGCGGTCGGCCGAGATGTCCAGTGAGAGGGTCCCCGGAGTGAGCGTGAGAAAGTTCGCCAAGAGCGTGATCTCGGTCTCGGTGGCAGCATCGAGCGGGACAGCGATGATACGGGGAGTGGCTCGCAGGCGCGGAGTGAGCGAGTCGTAGGCGATCTGAAGAGAACTCAGGAGGAGTTCCGCAAAGAAAAAAGCGATGAAGCGCAGCCCACGCAGGATGCGTCCGCTGTACTGTGCCGTGCCCCAGAGTGGCTCGAGCGTGGCGAGCACGAGAAATCCGAGCACGTAGCCGAGTAGCAGTTGGGGAACGGTGAAGCGGCCGACTGCCATAGCCCAGACGAGGGCGAGCAGAAGATTGAGCAGGAACAGCGTCACGGTGCACCTCCGATCGATGCGAGTGCTGGTGATCCGAGCTGGCCGAGCACGGCTCGCTGGTAGATCTGAGGATCGAGCAGTTGGTCTGCTGCGCGAGTCGCCAAAACCAGGAGCGGCTCACTGGCGGTGCCGAGCAGGACCGTCACTGCCGCGAGCACGAGGACTGGCAGCAGGAGGAGGGTTGAGAGTGGCTGGCGAGGCGGATCCTCGACCGGTCGCGGTTTCCAGAAAGCCTCGTTCCAGATCTTGAGCATGGAGAGAAGAGTGAACAAGCTCACGATGACGGCGATGGCAGTCGCCCAGTAGGCACCCGCGGCCAGTCCAGCGCGGATGACGAGCAGCTTGGCCAGGAAGCCGGAGAGCGGTGGAAGACCGGCCAAGGAGAACGCGGGAACTAAAAAGAGGAGTCCGAGCCAGGGACGAGCACGGTAGAGGGCGCCGAGGTCGCTGAGCCGGCTGCTCCCGCCGAGTCGTTCGATCAGGCCGCCGATGAGAAACAGGTTCGTCTTCACCACGATGTGGTGGACCAGATAGAAGACGCTGCTGGCGAGACCGAGCGGGGTCAGCAGCGCAAGGCCGAAGATCATGTAGCCGATCTGGCTGACGATATGAAAGGAGAGGATGCGACGGACATCCTGCTGGGCCAATGCGCCCAGCACACCGGTCAGCATGGTCAGGGCGGCGCAGACCAAGAGGAGACGATGCGACCAACCCGGATCGTGAACGAAGAGGAGCGTGAAGATGCGAATGAGCGAGTACACACCGACCTTGGTCAGGAGACCAGCGAAGA from Thermomicrobium roseum DSM 5159 encodes:
- a CDS encoding Na+/H+ antiporter subunit D, with protein sequence MGLLLSLPLLLPLGSSLLLFVTRHNRRASHFVAITSATVLLVLVSGLTLQVARDGLLVVAIGSWPPPYGIVLVADLLSVLMLLVCTLVAWATVLYSTAWIDPARERLGYYPLIFALLFGVNGTFLTGDIFNLYVWFEILLMSSFVLLVLGAERGQVEGGLKYVALNLLASAFFLSAVGVLYGVTGTLNFAHLSRAVLGIDPLVLDLLAVLFGIAFGIKAAVFPLFFWLPASYHTPPVPVSALFAGLLTKVGVYSLIRIFTLLFVHDPGWSHRLLLVCAALTMLTGVLGALAQQDVRRILSFHIVSQIGYMIFGLALLTPLGLASSVFYLVHHIVVKTNLFLIGGLIERLGGSSRLSDLGALYRARPWLGLLFLVPAFSLAGLPPLSGFLAKLLVIRAGLAAGAYWATAIAVIVSLFTLLSMLKIWNEAFWKPRPVEDPPRQPLSTLLLLPVLVLAAVTVLLGTASEPLLVLATRAADQLLDPQIYQRAVLGQLGSPALASIGGAP
- a CDS encoding Na+/H+ antiporter subunit E, whose product is MTLFLLNLLLALVWAMAVGRFTVPQLLLGYVLGFLVLATLEPLWGTAQYSGRILRGLRFIAFFFAELLLSSLQIAYDSLTPRLRATPRIIAVPLDAATETEITLLANFLTLTPGTLSLDISADRRTLYVHAMYARDRQTFLTEVKRGLEARLLEVLR